A window from Solanum stenotomum isolate F172 chromosome 7, ASM1918654v1, whole genome shotgun sequence encodes these proteins:
- the LOC125870795 gene encoding uncharacterized protein LOC125870795, with protein sequence MAKPPQPIQNEKEEIKEIDTATSTNNNESSKKKVTRKLPSARELVSHYESQGIDSQEASFKVIEDLQGALFRVISTSRNDKNRNNNRNVSSETSRKLDIINARLLSLDMKVDSKPGYPQTLAIGMASGGLLQVLPRVAESVVQIWNSVRNATNSKQ encoded by the coding sequence ATGGCAAAACCACCGCAACCAATTCAAAATGAGAAGGAGGAGATAAAAGAGATTGATACTGCGACATCCACCAACAATAATGAGAGCAGCAAAAAGAAGGTGACAAGAAAGTTGCCAAGTGCGAGAGAGCTTGTATCACACTATGAATCACAAGGCATTGACTCTCAAGAAGCTTCCTTTAAGGTCATTGAGGATCTCCAGGGTGCTCTCTTCAGGGTGATCAGCACTTCTCGAAATGACAAGAATCGCAATAATAATAGGAATGTGTCATCTGAAACCTCTAGAAAACTCGACATCATCAATGCTCGACTGCTCAGCCTTGACATGAAAGTTGACTCCAAGCCAGGCTACCCTCAAACCCTCGCCATCGGGATGGCCTCTGGTGGACTTCTTCAAGTGCTCCCTCGTGTTGCAGAATCGGTTGTCCAAATTTGGAACTCTGTTAGAAATGCTACTAACTCAAAACAGTAA
- the LOC125871262 gene encoding receptor-like protein Cf-9, whose amino-acid sequence MGSGQFSFLFFLCFCQLSFSSSIPHSCRKDQSYALLEFKRTLIIDPSLVTSSSYSYTSSWNMSRDCCSWDGVVCNEMAGHVIELDLSCNSLVGKIDSNSSLFQLSHLQRLDLSLNNFSSSHISPEFGRFSSLTYLDLSDSYFSGQIPSEISHLSKLQSLYFSGEMLKFGPHDFEMLLQNLTQLRELHLTSINISSTIPPNFSSRLTTLSLGSTGLYGIIPESIFHLPNLETLVLQNNDQLSGYFPKTKWNSSASLMELDLSGVNFSCNLPESIGYLTSLHSLSLKNCNLRGPIPESLSNLTHILDLDLSDNSLNGTMPSGMFSLPSLSRLVLSNNHFSGQFEDFNSNSVIWIDLSNNQLQGHLPKSIENHVNLTGLVLSFNNFNGSVDVSFFADLKQLYYLDLSYNCISLTNENKHNVTLPGSLMSLRLAACEVKELEFLRSAKLLWHLDLSNNKIEGRIPDWAWSNWIISLKSLNISHNMLASVDSIPLQSANAIDLRSNFLQGSLPIPPISTRFFFISLISVGRSLRLFAI is encoded by the coding sequence ATGGGGTCTGGCCAATTCTCATTTCTGTTCTTTCTCTGTTTCTGTcagctttctttttcttcatccaTACCTCATTCGTGCCGTAAAGATCAAAGCTACGCTCTTCTAGAATTCAAGAGAACACTTATCATAGATCCCTCATTAGTTACGAGTAGTTCCTACTCTTATACGAGTTCATGGAATATGAGCAGAGATTGTTGCTCATGGGATGGAGTCGTATGCAATGAGATGGCTGGCCATGTCATTGAACTTGATCTCAGTTGCAACAGTCTTGTAGGAAAGATTGATTCCAATAGCAGCCTCTTCCAACTCTCTCATCTTCAAAGGCTCGACCTTTCTTTGAATAATTTCTCTAGTTCTCACATCTCGCCTGAATTTGGCAGGTTCTCGAGCTTGACATATCTTGATCTTTCTGACTCCTATTTCTCAGGTCAAATTCCTTCTGAAATCTCTCACCTTTCCAAGTTACAATCTCTTTATTTCTCAGGAGAAATGCTAAAATTTGGACCTCACGATTTTGAAATGCTCCTTCAGAATTTGACTCAATTAAGAGAGCTTCATCTTACTTCCATAAACATCTCTTCCACTATTCCTCCTAATTTTTCTTCTCGTTTAACAACTCTGAGCCTTGGATCTACAGGATTGTATGGGATAATACCTGAGAGTATTTTTCACCTTCCCAATCTGGAAACACTTGTCTTACAAAATAATGATCAGCTAAGTGGTTATTTTCCAAAGACGAAATGGAACAGCAGTGCATCTCTCATGGAGTTAGATCTCAGTGGCGTgaatttttcttgtaatttgCCTGAGTCTATCGGTTATCTAACTTCACTGCATTCTTTGTCTCTTAAAAATTGCAACCTTCGAGGGCCTATTCCTGAATCTCTTTCGAATCTCACACACATATTGGATTTGGACCTTTCAGATAACTCCCTAAATGGAACAATGCCATCAGGGATGTTCTCTCTTCCATCACTAAGTCGTTTAGTCTTGAGTAATAACCACTTTTCTGGTCAGTTTGAGGATTTCAATTCCAATTCAGTAATCTGGATTGATTTAAGCAATAATCAGCTGCAAGGTCATCTTCCCAAGTCGATTGAAAACCATGTGAACCTAACAGGCCTTGTTCtttctttcaataattttaatggTAGTGTGGATGTCAGCTTCTTTGCTGACCTCAAGCAACTTTATTATCTTGATCTTTCATATAATTGTATCTCATTGACCAATGAGAACAAACATAATGTTACTTTGCCAGGATCTCTTATGAGCTTACGATTGGCTGCATGTGAAGTGAAAGAATTGGAGTTTCTAAGATCCGCAAAGCTTCTTTGGCATTTGGATCTTTCAAATAATAAGATTGAAGGAAGAATCCCAGATTGGGCATGGTCTAACTGGATTATTTCATTGAAGAGTCTTAATATATCCCACAACATGCTGGCAAGTGTTGATTCAATTCCTCTTCAATCTGCAAATGCCATTGATTTGCGGTCCAATTTTCTTCAAGGTTCACTACCTATTCCACCAATTTCCACAAGATTCTTCTTCATATCCCTAATCTCAGTGGGGAGATCCCTTCGTCTATTTGCAATTTGA